The genomic region TATTTGGTAGTAAAATTGATTTAAATAATCTAGACAGCTATCAAAATAATGATATTCCATCCTATATAAGATTTTCTAATCAAGGTAATGCTATAGAGAATGATAAAGCGACATTAGGTAGAATTCTATTCTATGATACAAAGTTATCTACTAATAACAGTATTTCTTGTGCAAGCTGTCACCAGCAAGAACACGCGTTTAGCGATACGGCAATCGCTAGTACAGGAGTAAATGGTATGACTGGAAGGCATAGTATGAGATTAGTTAATGTAGGATTTCAACCTAGCACTAATTTTTTCTGGAATGAAAGAGTCAATTCTCTTGAAAATCAGGTAACTCAACCTATAAAAGATCATGCTGAAATGGGTTTTAGTGGTGAAAACGGCGCACCATCTTTTGATGATCTACTCATCAAGCTATCTGCTACAGACTACTATCAGGTATTATTCAAGCACATTTATGGAGATATAGCTGTTACTGAAGAGCGATTACAAGAATGTTTATCTCAATTTGTGTTAAGTATACAATCCTTTGACTCAAGATACGATGATGGATTACTAGCAACTGGTAATCCTGGACCAGGTTTTCCTAACTATAACATGTCAGAGAATCGTGGTAAATTTCTATTTATAACCACACCTGAAAATGGCGGTGCTGGCTGTGTAAGTTGTCATGTCCCGCCAGAATTTGCTATAAAAAACAACATTCACAATAATGGTGTTATTGCGACTATCGCAGATCCAAATGTTTTTGACCACGATAATACCAGGTCGCCCAGTTTAAGAGATCTTGAAAATCCCGAAGGCTTCATCAATGGACCATTAATGCATAATGGAACCTTTACTACCTTACTAGAAATGGTAGAACATTATAACTCAATAGATATGACTAACCAGCAATTGTTGGATCCTCTATTATTTGACAGTATAGGACCTAACGGTCCAATAGGCCAGCAATTACAACTAACAGATAATGATAAAACAGCACTAATTAACTTTTTAAAGACACTTACAGGTACTGATATTTATACTAATCCTAAGTGGAGTGATCCTTTTGCAGATTAAATTTTAAGGAACCAGTAAAGCTTCAAAATCATGTTGTGAACCTTGAAATACATTTCCATCAACTAAGGTTTTAATTCCATCTACTGGAAACCGATCACTGTACTGCCAGAAATCCCACTCGATACGTGGCGCATTAATTCTATTATAATTTGCTATCCATATTCTAGGATATTCTTCAAAGTAAGAATCTGGCATCAGAACATCTCTATAAAAAGCCTCACCACTATAAATAATTGGTTGAACACCATAATGATCTTTAATAATTTTAATCCAATTCTTGAGACCTTTTCTTAAAGAAGCTTTATTCTGCACATTAGAAATATCCTCGATATCTAATACAGGTGGTAAATCACCTTTATGTAAAACTACTTGATTTATAAATACAGCAGCCTGCTTTGCACTATTAACATTACTCCAGTAATAATGATAGGCGCCTTTTTTAATTTGGGATTTTGTCGCGCCAGACCAGTTTTCTTTAAATCTATTATCTAATTCTGTTCCCACTACAGCTCTTATAAACACAAAGTCTATTTGCATTGTACTATCTGGATGTTCAATGTTATCCCATTCAATAATACCTTGATGATGAGAAACATCTATTCCATGTATTGCATATTTTTTGATGTGATCACTTTTATAAACCATTGAGGCATCGTACTTGTTCAAGTTATAAAACCAGCGATATATAGGCTTTTTATATTGGAATAATAAAATAGATATAACACCAATTATTGAGAGTATGAACCACCATTTTTTAAAATTCATTTCTTCTTTTTATGGTTAAGTCGTATTTCTTTGAGTTCTAATAAGGTTTCAATAACCACCTGATCATCGATTTCTTCCAAGCTTTCAAATCGCAATGATCGCAACATTTTTCTTCCTTCACCTGCGACTAATTTACCATGTTGATTAGTCAATTCATTACCATAGGACATTCCTAGGTCTACAAATTTTTTACGGAAATTCAGGAAGCAAAACATCTTTTTTTCATCAAGATAATAAAAAGGCAAATGCCATTTATAATTCAGTTGTGCCTCAGGTATAGTCGACTCTATCAGTGATTGCAAATGCATCATAATGGAGCGATAAGGCTCTGGAGAACGGTAGATATAATCGTGTGCGGGATTCATGTTATAAAGCTATTTCTTTTTACGCTTTCGCGAAAGCGTAAACAACACCACTTCTCTACTCTTTAAAAAAAGTTTACAAAAAATAGAGTTAAATCAGATAAATACATTTACTTTGTATTTCAAAGTACTTTAATTATGACTAAAGATAAAGTTCTAGACGACTTAAAAGAGATCAGGTCCATTATGGACAAGTCTACACGATTTATATCACTGTCAGGCATGAGTGGTGTGATGGCTGGTATTTATGCACTAATAGGCAGTGTTGTAGGATATTTTGTAATTGAGGAAGCACGTGAAAAAGGATATACCGACACGCTAGACAGCCTGTTATACACTCCATGGGAACGTAATCCATCACTTAAAATCATAGTCATTGCTGCTGTTATTCTTTTTCTGGCAGTAGTAACCGCCTTTTTCTTAACTAAAATAAAGGCTGCAAAATACAAGCAAAAAATATGGAATAAACAATCCATAAGATTAGTTGTCAACTTTCTAGCACCATTAACCATAGGTGGCTTATTTACACTGGCGTTATTACAGTATGGATTGTTATTTTTAGTAGCGCCAGCAATGCTCGTCTTTTATGGATTAGCGTGTATGAATGCAGCAAAATATACACTAGGTACGGTTAAATATCTGGGATTAAGTTGTGCTATTCTGGGTCTAATTAATACACAGTTTATAGGTTATGGATTGTACTTTTGGGCAGCAGGATTTGGATTGTGTCACATTATATATGGTACTGTGATGTACTATAAATATGATAGATAAACGTCTGATCTTTATCGATAAAATAAAATCTTAACTCAATACAGACTCATGAGTCTTATCAATAAATTAAATAAAGCATTTGATCATCGTATTAGACTAGGCATTATGTCTGTTCTAGTCGTAAACGATCATGCCGATTTTAAAGAGCTCAAAGAGTTGTTAGATGTTACAGATGGTAACCTTGCTAGTCATGCCAAAGCACTCGAGAAAGAAGAGTATATAAGAGTAGAAAAAAGTTTTATAGGTCGTAAGCCTAATACTAAATATATCGCTACAGATGTGGGCAAACTAGAGTTTAAAAAACATATCGCTGCCCTAGAAAAATTATTAGGTGGATAATAGACATCTATAAAAATCGATCAACCTAAGAACACAACTAAGAATAAAAAAATGAAAATCACACGGTCAATTTATTGCTCGCTCTAAGCCTATATATTATGAAATCTATTTTTTATCATTATACTTTGAAATACAAAGTACTTTAAATTATATGAGAGAACTTTTAGTGAGTTTAGGTTTTACCATATCTAGTAAAATGTATGTCTTTTTTAAAAAGGGAACATCATGGCATTTACAGACTAAACAACTGCTCTCCTACCCTAATCATAGTTTAGGATTTCATCTAGGTTGCTTTTTATTAAAACACAAATTTGAACCTCAGCCACGTTGTGAGGATCATGACGTTTTTCATGTTCTAACGGGTTACAAAGTAGACACTGCACAGGAAATTGCAATGCAGTTTTGGTTATGGGGCAACGGTAAGCGTAGTCCATTTGTAGCTCTTGCAATGCTTATTGGTCTACTTCTATATCCAGATTGTTATAACAGCTTTACTAGAGCATATTTAAAAGGTCAATATTCTAAAGCTATACATCATATTGATTTCAGCCAACATCTGTCATCACCTATATCAAATTTTAAAACTAACTCTAATACTATATCATCATGAAAAAGACCATCGTTATTATTTTAGGCGGCATCACATTTGCCACTCTATTTTACAACCACTTTCTGGGGTTAAATACAGCAGTTTATGCTCTATTTCTTATCATAGCGCTTGCTATAATGAATACTAAATCACTTCTTAAGCCTACCATTATTGCCAGCGCCGCTGGAATGATTGCCTCTTCCATTGCTATTATGATGCATGGATCTGGCATGGCTGTAATGTGTTACTTCTTATCTGTGTTTTTATTTATAGGAATGGTTGCTAGCTCTCAAGCTAGTATTTACACGAGCTGGTTTAATGGCTTATACAATCTGTTTTTTGGAATGTTCCATGACTTTATTTTTAATATTCAAAAAATTAAAGAAGAGCCTACATCTACTTATGCAGTAAGTCAGATTATAAAAATCACCGTCATTCCTATTCTTTTAATTATTTTATTCTCTTATCTCTATAGTCTAGCAAATCCTGTGTTTGCAGAGTGGTTAGGATTTATAGATCTCAGTTTTATAGATGGACTATGGTTTTTTACAGCTATACTAGGTGGCTTTATCATGGGGAATATAGCACAGCCTAATGCGATTGATCCCTTAACCGCAAATGACATTAATACTGATAATTTCTTAAAATCTAAAGAACTAGAAAATCCAGAAATTGAAAAAGCTAAAAATGAATTACAACTAGGTACGTTCTCCATTAGTGCTCTTAATATCCTACTGGTCATTGTATTGATTACAGAGCTGATGTTTATTTTAAATATCAAGGATTTTGCAGCATCAGAATTAAGCGATGCGGTTCACTCTGGTGTTTATGCCAGCATTGTAAGCATCATTCTAGCCGTGGTGATTATTGCTATATTTTTTCGCGGAAGCATCAACTTTATAAGAGAAAACGGAACTCTTAAAACACTCACTTTTATATGGATAGGGCTTAATTCCCTATTAATCGCCAGCATATTTACAAAGACCTTTTTATACATAGATCAATATGGGTTATCCATGAAGCGCATAGGTGTTGTGGTGTATCTTACCTTATGCTTAATAGGCCTATTTACAACCTTCCTAAAGGTACAACACCAACTAAACTTTGTGTATTTATGGCGCCGTAATCTAGCGGTAAGCTTTGTGATTATCTCCATATTTTCATTATTCAATTGGTCTGCTATTGTTACAGATTACAATCTCAATAATGATTTTGTAGATCATAAACAGTTAGAAAGATTACTACCACAAAATGCTTTGATTCTTAAAAAGCATGGATTATATGACGATGCACAAGAACTCAATAATAATTTAGGATATAGCTCTGCACGATACTGGGAAGAGCATTTTACAAATCGTCAATGGCAAGATTTTAATTATATCGCATATCAAATTAAGAAAGAAAATAATCAAGATGCTCAAAGCAATCCATAATAGGCTAGCCTTATGTAAAAGGATAAATTCTTATGGAATTAAGACTGCCTTGCTAACCTTTATTTATATGATGGTAATAGGATCTGGTTATATCTTAACCCATTTTGACTTTTTTATCGCTTTTATCTTATTAGGAGTTTTTATTGGTACAATTATCAATGGAATTATGATAATAGCGGTTTTAATTCAACTATTAAGAAATGTGAATCGGACGGTTGAGACCTTATTTACCATTTACATTCTACTACTTAATATACCGATGGCGTTCCTTCTCATATTTCTCAACGACTTTTTAAACCAACATTTTTATTCATGAACTATTTAAAAGAATTAACTCCTGTCAATCGATTTGCACATTGGACAGCTCTCGCAAGTTTTTGTTTAGGCACTCTATCATTCTTATCGTATTTAATATTTAAACAAAGTGATTTAATAGAGATTGGTCTAGGTTACATCGTCATAGCTGTGGTGTGGAACATCATTGTTCTCGTAATGATTATGATAGCAGCTTTAAGCCAAAAAACATCATTTAAAGAAACTGCATATACGATAGGCGTATTGCTAGCTAATATACCTATAGCCTTTCTCTACTTTATAATAATCCTTGAATTTGCTATATGAAAACACTAATCATTAATCGCTTTAAAGAACTAAGCATTTTATTAATGCTTAGTTTAACTAGTATCGTACTTCTTACCGTACGCATAAAAATCACACACGACTTTTATATGCTATTCCTAGTCTGGAATCTTTTTCTAGCAATACTACCCTATGTTATTAGTTTATGGTTAGAAACAAGCATAGCTAGTACGTATTATAAAAGAACTCATAAATGGTTGACCGTACCTATTTTTACAATATGGCTGCTCATTTTACCTAATGCTCCTTACATTATCACTGATTTAATACACATTAGAAACGCAAGTGGTGCTTTTCTTATCTATGATAGTATTCTTATCGCTAGTTTTGCTATTACCGGTTGCTGGGCTGGCTTTATGAGTTTACATCAAATGATAAACAGCCTAAGCTCTATACATATTATTAAAAGAGAGGTACACCAAACTGTACTGCCATATCTTATTCTATTTCTATGCGCCATAGGCATATATTTAGGTCGTGATTTAAGGTGGAATAGTTGGGATATCATCCAGCAACCAGCTAAGCTTTTTACAGACACTTTATCTATTTTTATACATCCGTTAACACACCAGACAGCTTGGTTACAAATCATACCTATGAGTCTATTTTTAATGGTCCTCTATAAATTATTTCTTCAATATGAAGCGAAGTCTTAAAATCAAATACGCTATTCTAGCGATAGTTATCTTTTTAATAGAAGTCTTTATAGCGCTTTATATTAATGATTCTTTCATACGACCATTTCTAGGAGATGTGCTAGTTGTTGGATTGATTTATTGCGCAGTAATGGCCTTTACATCATATCGAGTGGTAACGATAGCTATAAGCACATTAATTTTTAGCTATATGGTAGAGTTAGCACAATATGCGCAAGTAGTTAACCTACTAGGATTAAGTGACAATAAATGGGCTAGAATTATCATAGGCACTAGTTTCTCATGGTGGGATATGGTGTGTTATACCTTAGGGTTTATAATCATATTACTAATTGAGAAGAATAAAAGAATCATGAAAATTAGTCAATAACGATTTCGCGAAAGCGTTATTGAAAATTAGACTTATAAAAAAAGCGAGCTTAGGCTCGCTTTTTTTATGTACAGTTTTCAGTCCTTACTCCTTGCTGTCCACAAAATCTTGTAAATAAGAGAACCTTTCTGTTAAAGTACCTTCACTGGTAGTCATACGTGCACGCTCTAAAATTCCATTTTTATCGCCATTAAAAAATGCAGGAATCACGTGCTTTTCAAACATCTCACCAAAACCTTCACTCGCATCCTTAGGCAATTCACAAGGCAGGTTATCTACAGCCATAACCGTTATAGCGCCGGCTGATTTAAATGGCACCTCTTTTTCTGTTAAAGTATCATAGGCATATATAGGATCTGCAATCGTGCTAGGTCTTATAGTACACGCAATAGGACCGTCAATATCACAACTCACGTCTGCAACAAGATTTATTTTAAAATCAGCAGCCTTCATATCTTCTCTCGTAAAAAAGTAAGGCGCTCCATTACCGTAGAAATGACCAGTAATCAACATATCGGTAACTTTGGCATATTTCATAAAGTCACTCTTCAACAACTCTGGATTGTTATAACACTCTGTTTTTGTAGGCTTATATCCATCTTTCCGAGTATAATAATCTACTACGTCTAACTGTGTATACACAGTTTGTACATTATTAAACTGCCCTAATTGTAAATATTCTTTGGGCTTTAAGGCATGTATATGTAACTCTTCCAGCACTTCTATAATACCACCGGCAACTTTTCCCACTCCAGTCATTGCGATGTTAATGGGTGGTAAATCGCATTTAATGCGATGCAGCTCTGCTTTAAGCGATTTATAATCTGGCAAGCTTTCTACCTTAGGTAATTCAAACAATCCATCGCGCAAACCTAGTGCACGGAAACCATTATAAGCTCCTACAATCCCAGCATATCTACCAAAACCTATTAATCGTGCTCCGTTCTTTTTTACAATCGTCTCGTGATCATAAAGCTCTATTTTTTTGTTTAAGATTGCTCTTAACAGTTCTCTATTATATGGTTGCTTTTTAATAGTATGCGAAAAGAAAAAGTATTTCTTATTAGCTATCAAAGCATCTATAGGTACTTCTTTTACACCTATCATCACATCTGCACTACTTACATCTTCTTGAACATTAATGCCGCTAGCAGCATATTGTGCATCACTAAAAATTCTAATGGAAGAAGACTCTACTGTGAATTCCGCTTTCGCGAAAGCGTGATTCAAACGACCCAACTGCTCTGGAGTAAATACTACTCTCCTATCTGGCGGATTCTTTCTCTCTCTAATTATGGCAAATTTCATGGTGGATTTTTAAAGTAGCAATATAAGGAAATCAGGCAAAACCCTATTATGGGAATTATAGTCAATGAGTCGGGAAATATGATTCAAATTTGAAGGTTGATATGAATGCATCTTTGCCATGTAATTAAATATAACCGCCTGATAACAAGGCATAAAAAACAATATCATGAAAAAAGTAATCGCATTTTTAACCATCGCTCTAGCATTAACAGCAACTTCACAAGCACAACACAGTATGAAGAAAGACAAAATGATGGATGCTCCTGTAAAAACAATTGCATTAGAACAAGTAGCTGGTGAATTTGTACAAAAAGAAATTAAAGTAAATCCTGGTACTTATGTATTTACAGTAACCAATAATGAAGTGGGACACGATGTAGGTTTTGTACTTGTGAAAAAAGGAGATGATATCTCTAACCCAAAGAACCATATCCAAACGGCATATGTAACGCAAGCAGTAGCCACTGGTCAGACACAATCATCGCAGGCAACAACATTGAGTGCAGGTTCTTACTATTACTTTTGCCCATTAAACCCTACAGCTACAGATAATTTATTAATTGTTGAGTAACTCTATGTAATTCCCCATAGATATAGAGTTTACTCCTGATCCCAACTCGCTGCTGAGTTGGGATTTTTTTTATTTCTTTTGGCATAGTTTTTACTACTGTTACAGTGGTTAATAATTATATTTGCAACCGCTTTAGTTTTATGTCATAGGCTTAAAATTGAAGAATAGACAATTTGGGGTCGACTGGTTTTGACAGCGAGACCGAGTTAATTGTAAGCATGTAGAGCGCTGGGAAACAGCTCTTAAATCTCATTTTTCATCTTTTTTAAACGGCGAGAATAACTACGCCCTAGCTGCATAATCCGAATTACAGTAGGATAGTGCCTCGGTCTACAAGGTAGACAAGCAGGAAATCTCTCAGCAGCCTTGATTTACGGCGACTGATTATGGGATTTCGTAAAAGTAAATCTATCCTCATCAGGGCTTTGATGTTGAGGAGAAACTTAATTGAAGACAAGCGTTGCTTTGGTAGTTTCTAACCGGTGTAACGACTGAAATTAAATGGAAACTAAACATGTAGAAGGCCGTTAAATCGCTCGTTTGGACGAGAGTTCGATTCTCTCCGACTCCACAATTAGTCTCATAATTAATTATGAGGCTTTTTTTATTTTTAGGTGATCATTTCATCTTGTTTCTTATATCTTAATCACGCTAAAGTGCCACCTATTAAAGATCCCTTAAAAGTTTTAGGAAATCATTATTAATAAAAAAGAGTGGTACAGATTTTATTTAATGGTGTATTTGCGCAATGCAGCAAAGTGAGTATTTAACGCTTCAAGAGCATCATCACTTTTTTTACTTTTTATAGCTTCTACTATATCCGTATGTTCACCTACTAACTTAATGGCTTGTGTACGGTCACATATATCTTCTTTATTAAAGTGTCCAATGATATCTGGCACGATAATTTTCATTAATCCATATAAAACGGAATTCTCACTGGCCTTTACAATGGCCAAGTGAAATTTCATATCTTCTATTAATGATGGTAATCCGTTAGTAATACAGTCTACAAAGTTTTGATGTGCTTTTTCTAACTGTTTAAGAGACTCTTTGGTACATCTAGTAGCAGCCATTTGAACTGCATGGGATTCTATGATTACTCTAGTTTCAACTAGCGAGTTAAAATCTGGTGTATCTAAATCGAGAATATCATTCATCATGGTATTCATAGAAGGCACACCTATACCGGTAATGATGGAACCACTTTGCGGTAGTGTCTCGATAATCCCATAAAATTCTAATTTCTGGATTCCAGCTCTTATCTGGTTGCGACTTACACCTAGTTTTTCTGATAGTTTTCTCTCTGATGGTAATTTGTCTCCAGCTTCTAGATTATGTTTTTTAATTAGCGCACGTATTTCACTAACCACATCATTCTCGTGAGTAACGATGTTTTCAGTATCATCAGTTGTAACTAATTTGAGACCATGCTCTATCATAAAACTATTATTAAATGAATTGGTTTACCAATCTGGTTGCCCAAATTAAAGTGATATCATAGATATTTCCAAGAAATACGGCTGCTAAATTTACAAACCTATTATTTTAAAATCAACTAGTACTTATTAAGCAATTAAAAGATTTGATATTATAGCACTGATGCAGTCTGAACAGCTATTTCAATATCTTGTTCTAAACCTTTAAAATCGCCGTGATTGATTTTAAGTTTATCAAATAACTGACTTCCCATTCCCACACAATTAACACCAGCATCAAACCATTCTTTCAAACCATTTTCTGTAGGGTTGATTCCACCTGTAGGCATAATGGCTAGTTGTGGTAGGACTGATTTAACCGCTTTCGCGAAAGCGGAACCTATCACATTTGCAGGAAATATTTTAATCATCTCACAACCCAAATGCATTGCGGTAGTAGCCTCTGTAATAGTGGCAATTCCAGGTATATAAGCAATATTGTGGTGAACACAATAGTTAGCAAGTTCTGTAACTAAACCTGGAGAAACGATAAATTGTGCGCCGGCCTCAACAAATTGCGCTGCTGTTTTTGAGTCATAAATCGTCCCTACTCCTATCACTAGATCATCATACTTTTTAAAATGAGGTATTATAGTTTTAAAAGTCTCAAGACCATTGTGCCCACGATTGACAAATTCAAATACACGTACTCCACCTTTATAAGATGCTTCTATGGTATTGATCACTACGCTTGCATCCTGATGGAAAAATACAGGAACTATCTTGTGCGATTCTGTTTGCTTAATAAATTGTGTAATATCCATTATCTTAAAAGTCTACCTACGTTATCGCCTTTTACTAGTTCTTCTACTTCTTCTTTACTACTTAAATTGACATCTCCTATAGTACTGTGTTTTAAAACAGATGCCGCTACACCAAATTCTACCGTTTCTTGCGGATCTAAATTTAAAAAACCATAGATTAATCCAGCCATAAATGCATCACCACCACCTATACGATCGACGATGTTTTTCATGTCATAATTCTTAGAGGTATATAACTTACCATCTGTATAAAGTAAACCAGATAGTTCATTACGAGAAGCCGTCATTGCATTGCGTACAGTTTTTGAAAAAGCTTTTATATGTGGATATTTTTTGAGCACCTTATCACAGTTAGTCTGCCAGTCTTCATCCTGTATACCTAGACAGTTTTCTAGATCAACTCTTCCACCTATTACCACATCTGTTAACTCGACTAGACCTGGCATTATGTCCAGTGGTTGTTTACCGTATTGCCATAAATTGCGTCTGTAATTAATGTCTCCACTTGTAGTGACTCCTCTTTTCTTAGCTTCCTTAAGTGCTCTAAGCGTGATGTCTGCAGCGTTTTGAGAAATAGCTGGTGTGATACCACTGTAGTGAAACCATGACGCATCTTTAAAAACGATTTCCCAGTTAATTTCATCTTCTTTAAGATGTACAAAGGTGCTATCAAATCGATCATAAACAATACGTGATGGGCGTTGCATCGCACCTGTTTCAAGATAGTAAACACCTAGACGGCCTTCTTTGCGCACGATACCTTCACCACTGACTCCATTAAGTTTTAAAAATCGCTCTACTCGCTCTCCTAAATTATGATCTGGTAAGGCGGTGATATGGGTACTATCCAAACCAAAATGAGCTAAAGAAACTCCAACATTTGCCTCTGATCCACCAAAGGTAACATCAAAATTTACTGTTTGAAATAATCTCTTATAATCTGGAACGGTAAGTCTCATCAAGACTTCTCCTATAGTAACTACCTTTTGTGCCATTTAATATTAATTATTTTTTAGCTAAGTCCTTTTGAGGGAATATTTTTTCTCTAGGGAATTGTTTTTCGAGCAACTTTGTCATTTTCTTTTCCGCTTTCGCGAAAGCGGCATTACCAGATAAATTTACGTATGCTAGTAAGCTATTTTTATGTTCATAGAGTTCTGCTTCTATTACTTCATTAGTAGTTGCATCTCTCCATTCTGTATAACGCCACTTACCATCAGTAACGCTACATCCCATAATTTTTTTACCTCGAGGATAAACGCTATAAGCCGCTTCATCCCATTCTAATTCTGGATTATTTAAAACAGGCAGGATGCTCTTACCATCTGATGGCGGTGCACCTTCTAAGTTGCATATATCTACTAGTGTTTGAAAAATATCCACATTTTCTACCAGCGCATCTGAAGTTTTATTTGTAACGCGGTTCTTATATGAGGTTTCTCTACTAACAATTAAGGGTACTCTTACATCAATTTCCAGATTAGATTGCTTACACCATGATGCATATTCTCCTATTTTATAACCATGATCACTCATAAAAATAATCGTGGTGTTTTTTCTTAAATCTAACGTTTCTAACGTATTCATTATTTTACCTATCTGAGCATCTATGTAACTTACACTAGCATGATAACCATGAATTAAATCCCTAGTTAATTCGTCATTTAAATCACCTTCTTTAGGAATACCATAATAAGCTTTTAACTCACCCCATTTAGGTAATGCTAGCCTATAGGCGCTGTCAGGTTTTTCTCTAGATGGAATTTCAAAATCATTCTTATCGTATAAATCCCAATACCTTTTAGGTGCATTAAATGGTAAATGCGGCTTGCTTAAACCTACAAACATGATAAATTTATCATCTTTAACTTTTTGCAATGTTTCTATAGCATAATTTGCTACACGACCATCTTTATAGGCTTCATCTGGCACGTCTGCATCTTCAAAAGCTGGTCCTTTTAGTGGTTGAACACCTTGATCTTTAAGGCGCTTCATTAAGGCTATATTTTCTGGTTTTA from Nonlabens arenilitoris harbors:
- a CDS encoding FadR/GntR family transcriptional regulator, whose amino-acid sequence is MIEHGLKLVTTDDTENIVTHENDVVSEIRALIKKHNLEAGDKLPSERKLSEKLGVSRNQIRAGIQKLEFYGIIETLPQSGSIITGIGVPSMNTMMNDILDLDTPDFNSLVETRVIIESHAVQMAATRCTKESLKQLEKAHQNFVDCITNGLPSLIEDMKFHLAIVKASENSVLYGLMKIIVPDIIGHFNKEDICDRTQAIKLVGEHTDIVEAIKSKKSDDALEALNTHFAALRKYTIK
- a CDS encoding bifunctional 4-hydroxy-2-oxoglutarate aldolase/2-dehydro-3-deoxy-phosphogluconate aldolase, which produces MDITQFIKQTESHKIVPVFFHQDASVVINTIEASYKGGVRVFEFVNRGHNGLETFKTIIPHFKKYDDLVIGVGTIYDSKTAAQFVEAGAQFIVSPGLVTELANYCVHHNIAYIPGIATITEATTAMHLGCEMIKIFPANVIGSAFAKAVKSVLPQLAIMPTGGINPTENGLKEWFDAGVNCVGMGSQLFDKLKINHGDFKGLEQDIEIAVQTASVL
- a CDS encoding sugar kinase produces the protein MAQKVVTIGEVLMRLTVPDYKRLFQTVNFDVTFGGSEANVGVSLAHFGLDSTHITALPDHNLGERVERFLKLNGVSGEGIVRKEGRLGVYYLETGAMQRPSRIVYDRFDSTFVHLKEDEINWEIVFKDASWFHYSGITPAISQNAADITLRALKEAKKRGVTTSGDINYRRNLWQYGKQPLDIMPGLVELTDVVIGGRVDLENCLGIQDEDWQTNCDKVLKKYPHIKAFSKTVRNAMTASRNELSGLLYTDGKLYTSKNYDMKNIVDRIGGGDAFMAGLIYGFLNLDPQETVEFGVAASVLKHSTIGDVNLSSKEEVEELVKGDNVGRLLR
- a CDS encoding sulfatase, with product MKKILALCITALCLTQCTAQENPPNVLVFYVDDLRAELGCYGSETAITPHIDQLAIEGVMFNKAYVQQAICAPSRMSMLTGLRPETLGIYNIFTPLRKVHKELVSLPQLFNSNGYKTISIGKVYHHGRDDKNVWSTYFEKEPNSYLKPENIALMKRLKDQGVQPLKGPAFEDADVPDEAYKDGRVANYAIETLQKVKDDKFIMFVGLSKPHLPFNAPKRYWDLYDKNDFEIPSREKPDSAYRLALPKWGELKAYYGIPKEGDLNDELTRDLIHGYHASVSYIDAQIGKIMNTLETLDLRKNTTIIFMSDHGYKIGEYASWCKQSNLEIDVRVPLIVSRETSYKNRVTNKTSDALVENVDIFQTLVDICNLEGAPPSDGKSILPVLNNPELEWDEAAYSVYPRGKKIMGCSVTDGKWRYTEWRDATTNEVIEAELYEHKNSLLAYVNLSGNAAFAKAEKKMTKLLEKQFPREKIFPQKDLAKK